One window of Chryseobacterium indologenes genomic DNA carries:
- a CDS encoding TerY-C metal binding domain-containing protein encodes MRRLPIYFLVDISESMVGEPIEQVQEGIANIIRELKKDPYSLETVYISVIGFAGEAEVITPMQDIISFYPPKIPIGSGTSLSQGLIKVMDCIDRDIVKTTYERKGDWKPIVFLFTDGVPTDDATKAIERWNNKYSGKSNTIAVSIGENTNYKLLGSLADNVLLFNNSDENSYKEFFKWVTDSIKTTSQSVTEAKKEGINLSKIDSLILEKVDPEMEQRFPDNNFVVLNGKCQETEKLYLMKFKKAFAESSIPGMATRYYRLDGAYKIDEKAYYRLSSNQKTHLKINIEELDGGTSCPHCANPIALATCSCGGIHCLRGEGYSKCPWCGTSDYYGFSGGGFDINRTLG; translated from the coding sequence ATGAGAAGACTGCCTATTTATTTTTTAGTAGACATCTCCGAATCTATGGTAGGAGAACCTATTGAGCAGGTACAGGAAGGTATCGCCAATATCATAAGGGAATTAAAAAAAGATCCGTACTCGCTCGAAACCGTTTATATTTCCGTGATAGGTTTTGCAGGAGAAGCGGAAGTGATTACTCCTATGCAGGATATTATCAGCTTTTATCCACCTAAAATTCCAATCGGGAGTGGCACATCACTTTCTCAGGGTTTGATCAAAGTAATGGATTGTATCGACAGAGATATTGTGAAAACTACCTATGAAAGAAAAGGTGATTGGAAACCTATCGTTTTCCTTTTTACTGACGGAGTTCCCACTGATGATGCTACCAAAGCTATTGAGAGGTGGAATAACAAGTACAGCGGGAAATCCAATACCATCGCTGTATCTATAGGGGAAAATACAAATTACAAACTTCTTGGTTCATTAGCAGATAATGTACTGCTGTTTAATAACTCTGATGAGAATTCCTATAAAGAATTTTTCAAATGGGTAACCGATTCTATTAAAACAACCAGCCAGAGTGTTACAGAAGCCAAAAAAGAAGGAATTAATTTGTCTAAAATCGATTCCCTTATTTTGGAGAAAGTAGATCCTGAAATGGAACAGAGATTTCCGGATAACAATTTTGTAGTATTAAACGGGAAATGTCAGGAAACTGAAAAGCTTTACCTGATGAAATTTAAAAAAGCATTTGCAGAATCAAGCATTCCCGGAATGGCAACAAGATATTACAGACTGGATGGAGCTTATAAAATTGATGAAAAAGCCTACTACAGACTTTCTTCAAACCAAAAAACGCATCTTAAAATCAATATAGAAGAGCTGGATGGAGGAACTTCATGTCCTCACTGTGCTAATCCGATTGCGCTGGCAACCTGCTCCTGTGGCGGTATTCACTGTCTGAGAGGAGAAGGATACAGCAAATGTCCATGGTGCGGAACCTCGGATTATTACGGGTTTTCCGGTGGAGGATTTGATATTAACAGAACCTTAGGATAA